From the Maioricimonas rarisocia genome, one window contains:
- a CDS encoding cation:proton antiporter, with amino-acid sequence MRFFQSSPGAPSLLPDVQRGRQLLLLLTLAGLLGLVMTSVATAQAAPVTDMATPEAVEPDAAAADDPGHELHAADESHAAGHDDHAGGHIDPVANVLLAIVIILLLAKVGGDLFERVGMPAVLGELVIGILIGNAALITGWHGFDFFHAPPEAQLGDPYSAGAVLKMLAGIGVVLLLFEVGLESSVRDMMSVGSSSLLVALLGVVAPMGLGYLTGLFFVPEAGWQVHLFLGATLCATSVGITARVLKDLGRSQQRESQIILGAAVIDDVLGLVVLAIVSGVITQGADFEPMSLVVIVLKAFGFLFAAVLLGTRLFTRPLFRIASYLRGHGMLVATALVVCFGFSWLANQVGLAPIVGAFAAGLILERAHYRELGKKENVELEEALEPLTALLVPIFFVQMGIMVDLSSFADASVWGLAAAITVAAVIGKQVCAFGILEKGLNRTAVGLGMIPRGEVGLIFANVGLALQVGGVPVISPGTYSAVVVMVMLTTMVTPPLLKWSMTSGAAPEPESPETGGEPVEESAAHSTADVH; translated from the coding sequence ATGCGTTTTTTTCAATCGTCCCCTGGTGCTCCATCGTTGCTGCCCGACGTTCAGCGGGGCCGGCAACTTCTGCTCCTGCTGACATTGGCCGGCCTGCTCGGGCTGGTGATGACGTCTGTGGCGACCGCCCAGGCCGCGCCCGTCACTGATATGGCGACGCCCGAAGCGGTTGAGCCCGACGCGGCAGCCGCCGATGATCCCGGCCACGAACTGCATGCGGCAGACGAGTCGCACGCCGCCGGGCATGACGATCATGCTGGCGGACACATCGATCCGGTCGCGAACGTCCTGCTGGCGATCGTCATCATTCTGCTGCTCGCGAAGGTCGGCGGGGACCTGTTCGAGCGGGTCGGCATGCCGGCCGTGCTGGGCGAACTGGTGATCGGCATCCTGATCGGCAACGCCGCTTTGATCACGGGCTGGCACGGATTTGACTTTTTTCATGCCCCACCGGAGGCCCAACTGGGCGATCCGTACAGTGCCGGAGCCGTGCTGAAGATGCTGGCGGGCATCGGCGTCGTGCTGCTCCTGTTCGAGGTTGGCCTCGAATCGAGCGTCCGAGACATGATGTCGGTCGGCTCCTCGTCGCTGCTGGTGGCCCTCCTCGGAGTGGTTGCCCCCATGGGGCTGGGGTATCTCACCGGGCTGTTCTTCGTCCCTGAGGCCGGCTGGCAGGTGCATCTATTCCTGGGAGCGACGCTCTGTGCCACGAGCGTGGGGATCACGGCCCGTGTGCTCAAGGATTTAGGACGAAGTCAGCAGCGGGAATCCCAGATCATTCTTGGTGCGGCCGTCATCGATGACGTCCTGGGCCTGGTCGTGCTGGCCATCGTCTCCGGCGTGATCACGCAGGGGGCCGATTTCGAGCCGATGAGTCTGGTCGTCATCGTCCTCAAGGCGTTCGGCTTCCTGTTTGCAGCCGTGCTGCTCGGAACACGCCTGTTCACCCGTCCCCTGTTCCGCATCGCCAGTTACCTCCGTGGTCACGGCATGCTGGTCGCCACCGCACTGGTCGTCTGCTTCGGGTTCTCGTGGCTGGCCAACCAGGTGGGGCTGGCCCCGATCGTCGGTGCCTTCGCCGCGGGCCTGATTCTCGAACGGGCCCACTACCGCGAGCTGGGCAAAAAAGAAAATGTCGAGCTCGAAGAAGCCCTCGAGCCGCTGACAGCCCTGCTGGTGCCGATCTTCTTCGTTCAGATGGGGATCATGGTCGACCTGTCCAGCTTCGCCGATGCGTCGGTCTGGGGACTGGCGGCTGCGATCACGGTGGCGGCGGTCATCGGCAAGCAGGTCTGTGCCTTTGGTATTCTGGAGAAGGGGCTCAACCGGACGGCGGTCGGCCTGGGCATGATTCCGCGTGGCGAAGTCGGCCTGATTTTCGCCAACGTCGGACTGGCCCTGCAGGTCGGTGGCGTGCCGGTGATCAGTCCCGGCACCTACTCGGCGGTCGTCGTCATGGTGATGTTGACCACGATGGTGACGCCTCCGCTGCTGAAGTGGTCGATGACGAGCGGTGCCGCTCCGGAGCCGGAATCTCCCGAAACCGGTGGCGAACCGGTCGAGGAGTCGGCCGCCCATTCGACCGCCGACGTGCACTGA
- a CDS encoding PVC-type heme-binding CxxCH protein: MTAHADSDLGVRVPDGFEVTLFAGDELAHDIYSMTVDAKGRVVVSGAGYVRILLDNDGDGRADEVRQFVDGPRTGAQGMYFHGRDLLCSGDGGLIRYRDRDGDDRADGPPEVFIKAKTGGEHDIHAIRKGPDGWWYLIAGNFSGVDASYISLPTSPVKTPRAGTVLRLKPDLSGGEIVCDGFRNAYDFDFGAAGDLFSFDSDGERDISLPWYRPTRVFHLVPGGHVGWFSRSWKRPGSYMDMPPVVGAFGRGSPTGVETYRHTQFPEKYQGALFVLDWTYGRVFALPLDEDGSTWSSEPIEFMTAVGQHGFAPTDAAVGPDGSLYVCVGGRGTRGSVYRIRAKGRPAATPPTINPAAPALAQLDACLTMPQPLSSWSRRQWEPIAAKLGAAPFASAVRDENRPPAERVRAIEILTEKFDGLSDTLAATLLQSPSPQVRARVAWSIGRSEPGSPNLARLRQALGDENPAVTRAALEALLGVPTGQIDRLATSIGKQFASEDETVRQAAVRVAGNLGPEAYHQAAEEAIRHGWQAAIAAAQAFIKPDEAYNDYAVQIALRALRGNRPAALKYDAARLLQLALGDVAPTDGRVPPVFEGYASQADLTPHDRELDSLRIALAEIYPTGHASVDWELARVIAMVQPPNPEMLTDVLQSVTEDSDPVSDVHHLIVASRLPVQPSSEDRQKIATALVSLQEKIDDRELAQDSNWDERTMELYIALVEQDPVLPLAILEHPGFGQAAHVYLIGGMPPEKFEEAMNAFLTRIREEEDDYNWNSDIVFLVGEADDESVRDLIREKADDYSLRSAVLMSLAERPVEQDRQLFLGGLESAPQDVMADCIKALAFLPPSQDAAENVTLLRTLRRLSPNAEERQARDQVVELLRRNAQQDFGYVLGRDGDYQKDAVDKWTAWVQQQFPEEFARQSGSSTTDMKTLLATLAEVPWEQGDASHGAELFRQRACVQCHGGRQALGPDLTGVANRFSRKDLFIAIAIPSRDVSPRYQTTMIATDEGKVYTGLIVYESVDGLVIRNSTNQTFRIEADQIEARRVLSQSLMPTGLLKDLKPKDLADLYAYLRGLGVRTATAPDESR; this comes from the coding sequence ATGACTGCGCATGCTGACTCCGATCTGGGCGTCCGCGTTCCGGACGGCTTCGAAGTCACGCTCTTCGCTGGGGACGAACTGGCCCACGACATCTATTCCATGACCGTCGACGCCAAAGGACGCGTCGTCGTCTCCGGAGCCGGCTACGTCCGGATTCTGCTCGACAACGACGGTGACGGTCGTGCCGACGAAGTCCGGCAATTCGTCGACGGCCCCCGGACCGGCGCCCAGGGGATGTACTTTCACGGGCGGGACCTGCTCTGTTCCGGCGACGGCGGCCTGATCCGCTACCGGGACCGGGACGGCGACGATCGGGCCGATGGCCCCCCGGAGGTCTTCATCAAGGCGAAGACCGGCGGCGAACACGACATCCACGCCATCCGGAAAGGCCCCGATGGCTGGTGGTATCTCATCGCCGGGAATTTCTCCGGCGTCGATGCCTCATATATCTCCCTCCCCACCTCACCAGTCAAGACGCCTCGGGCCGGTACGGTGCTCCGTCTGAAACCGGACCTGTCCGGCGGTGAAATCGTCTGCGACGGGTTCCGGAACGCCTACGACTTCGACTTCGGCGCTGCCGGCGACCTTTTCTCTTTCGACAGCGACGGCGAACGGGATATCTCGCTGCCGTGGTATCGTCCGACACGCGTTTTCCATCTCGTCCCCGGTGGTCACGTCGGCTGGTTCAGCCGCAGCTGGAAGCGGCCCGGCAGCTACATGGACATGCCGCCGGTCGTCGGTGCTTTCGGCCGCGGATCGCCGACGGGAGTGGAGACCTACCGGCACACGCAGTTCCCCGAGAAATACCAGGGGGCCCTGTTCGTACTCGACTGGACCTACGGCCGCGTATTCGCGTTGCCGCTCGATGAGGACGGCAGCACCTGGAGTTCCGAGCCGATCGAGTTCATGACGGCCGTCGGACAGCACGGATTTGCTCCCACCGACGCAGCGGTCGGACCGGATGGTTCGCTCTACGTCTGTGTGGGAGGTCGCGGCACACGCGGCAGCGTCTATCGAATTCGCGCCAAGGGACGCCCCGCGGCCACGCCCCCGACCATCAATCCCGCCGCCCCAGCGCTCGCGCAACTCGACGCCTGCCTCACGATGCCGCAACCACTCAGCAGCTGGTCCCGCCGGCAGTGGGAACCGATTGCGGCCAAGCTGGGAGCGGCACCATTCGCCAGTGCCGTCCGGGACGAAAACCGGCCACCCGCCGAACGGGTTCGCGCCATCGAGATTCTGACCGAGAAATTCGACGGACTTTCCGACACGCTCGCCGCAACACTGCTTCAATCCCCGAGTCCGCAGGTGCGGGCACGGGTCGCCTGGTCGATCGGACGCAGCGAGCCCGGCTCGCCGAATCTTGCCCGACTGCGGCAGGCCCTCGGTGACGAAAACCCGGCCGTCACGCGGGCCGCGCTCGAAGCCCTTCTCGGTGTCCCGACCGGGCAGATCGACCGTCTCGCGACGTCAATCGGCAAACAGTTCGCCAGCGAGGACGAGACCGTCCGCCAGGCAGCGGTCCGCGTCGCCGGGAATCTGGGGCCGGAGGCTTATCACCAGGCCGCCGAAGAGGCAATCCGTCACGGCTGGCAGGCAGCCATCGCCGCTGCCCAGGCCTTCATCAAGCCGGACGAAGCCTACAACGACTATGCCGTGCAGATCGCCCTGCGGGCACTGCGTGGAAACCGTCCCGCGGCCCTGAAGTACGACGCAGCCCGACTGCTGCAACTGGCGCTCGGCGATGTCGCGCCGACGGATGGCCGCGTGCCTCCCGTTTTCGAAGGCTACGCGAGCCAGGCTGACCTGACGCCGCACGATCGGGAACTGGACAGCCTGAGGATCGCCCTCGCAGAGATCTACCCGACCGGGCACGCATCGGTCGACTGGGAGCTGGCCCGCGTCATTGCGATGGTCCAGCCTCCCAATCCAGAGATGCTGACCGACGTTCTGCAGTCGGTCACGGAGGACTCCGACCCGGTCTCCGACGTGCACCACCTCATTGTCGCCTCCCGACTGCCGGTACAGCCCTCGTCGGAGGATCGTCAGAAGATCGCTACGGCGCTGGTCAGCCTGCAGGAGAAAATCGACGACCGGGAACTGGCCCAGGACAGCAACTGGGACGAGCGAACGATGGAGTTGTACATCGCCCTCGTCGAGCAGGATCCGGTGCTGCCGCTCGCCATCCTCGAGCATCCCGGGTTCGGCCAGGCGGCTCACGTCTATCTCATCGGCGGCATGCCGCCGGAGAAGTTCGAAGAAGCCATGAACGCCTTCCTCACACGCATTCGGGAGGAAGAGGACGACTACAACTGGAACAGCGACATCGTGTTTCTGGTCGGAGAGGCGGACGACGAATCGGTTCGCGACCTGATTCGGGAGAAGGCCGACGACTATTCCCTTCGCAGCGCGGTTCTGATGTCGCTCGCCGAGCGGCCCGTCGAACAGGACCGCCAGCTGTTTCTGGGTGGTCTGGAATCGGCTCCTCAAGATGTGATGGCCGACTGCATCAAGGCGCTGGCGTTTCTGCCCCCCAGTCAGGATGCTGCCGAGAACGTCACGCTGCTCCGCACACTCCGCCGTCTTTCCCCCAATGCAGAAGAGCGGCAGGCGCGGGACCAGGTCGTCGAACTGCTTCGTCGCAACGCCCAGCAGGACTTCGGCTACGTCCTTGGACGTGACGGGGATTACCAGAAGGATGCGGTCGACAAGTGGACCGCCTGGGTCCAGCAGCAGTTTCCGGAGGAATTCGCGCGTCAGTCCGGCTCGTCGACAACCGACATGAAGACCTTGCTCGCCACGCTGGCCGAGGTCCCCTGGGAGCAGGGTGATGCCAGTCATGGTGCGGAACTCTTCCGGCAGCGGGCCTGTGTGCAGTGCCATGGTGGTCGGCAGGCACTCGGACCGGACCTGACCGGCGTCGCGAACCGCTTCTCGCGGAAGGACCTGTTCATCGCGATTGCGATCCCCAGTCGGGACGTTTCTCCGCGGTACCAGACGACCATGATCGCCACCGACGAAGGAAAGGTGTACACCGGTCTGATCGTCTACGAGTCGGTCGACGGTCTGGTGATCCGCAACTCGACCAACCAGACATTCCGCATTGAAGCCGATCAGATCGAGGCCCGCCGGGTGCTCAGCCAGTCCCTCATGCCGACCGGTCTGCTCAAGGACCTGAAGCCGAAGGATCTGGCGGACCTGTACGCTTATCTGCGCGGTCTGGGTGTGCGGACGGCGACCGCGCCGGACGAGTCCCGCTAG
- a CDS encoding glutamate cyclase domain-containing protein, translating to MTDNLDWLEVLIRRDPARRGLAGHEPSPLCAGHLEAAARNLASGARAVGIVTGFAVPLDDGPVAETDGPPGAVLLADILTQLGARVWLITDDPCSGALEAGRTFCGLDDVPVVSCPVAPEAAEPFLQRLWTDQWQDGLSHLIAIERIGPSHTPTSLTAQPRSGPPPLEEFERLVPPENRDRHHTMRGEIMDASTAPLHRLFEEADRRSDMRTVGICDGGNELGMGTLLWEDVTSRLPEPIGPRIVCRTRTDWTIIGGTSNWGGFALAAATAMQAGRVDLLRDWTVARMSDLLEDLVAHGPAVDGCTRRHEATVDGLPFETFIQLWIEILHRAGGET from the coding sequence GTGACCGACAACCTCGACTGGCTGGAGGTGCTCATTCGCCGGGATCCGGCCCGACGGGGCCTGGCGGGGCACGAACCGTCGCCGCTGTGTGCCGGCCATCTGGAGGCGGCGGCACGCAATCTCGCCAGCGGGGCCAGGGCGGTTGGAATTGTCACCGGCTTCGCCGTTCCGCTCGACGACGGCCCGGTCGCCGAGACCGACGGCCCTCCTGGAGCGGTTCTGCTGGCAGACATCCTGACGCAGCTGGGAGCGAGAGTCTGGCTGATTACCGACGATCCCTGCAGCGGGGCGTTGGAGGCCGGCCGCACTTTCTGCGGGCTCGATGATGTCCCGGTCGTTTCCTGCCCGGTTGCACCGGAGGCGGCTGAGCCGTTTCTCCAGAGGCTCTGGACCGACCAGTGGCAGGACGGTCTGTCACACTTGATCGCCATCGAACGGATCGGGCCGAGTCACACGCCCACCTCGCTGACCGCACAACCTCGATCAGGACCGCCACCGCTCGAAGAGTTCGAACGGCTCGTTCCCCCCGAAAACCGGGATCGACATCACACGATGCGCGGGGAGATCATGGATGCCTCGACGGCACCACTGCATCGACTGTTCGAAGAAGCAGACCGACGCAGCGACATGCGAACCGTCGGGATCTGCGACGGCGGGAATGAGCTCGGCATGGGAACGCTGCTCTGGGAAGACGTAACGAGCCGCCTCCCCGAGCCGATCGGCCCCCGCATCGTCTGCCGCACCCGCACCGACTGGACCATCATCGGTGGCACGAGCAACTGGGGAGGCTTTGCACTTGCCGCGGCAACCGCCATGCAGGCCGGTCGCGTCGACCTGCTGCGGGACTGGACCGTCGCACGCATGTCGGATCTGCTTGAAGATCTGGTCGCCCACGGGCCGGCAGTCGACGGCTGCACCCGACGGCACGAAGCGACCGTGGACGGGCTTCCGTTCGAGACGTTCATCCAGCTGTGGATCGAAATTCTGCACCGCGCGGGGGGCGAGACCTGA
- a CDS encoding glycoside hydrolase family protein: MRASISSVRELILTSLICLIAAANISSAAPPKLKVTSVRRAFHNGEHNAFTDLCRFRGQFYLTFRSCPDGHMVHPTSSIIVLRSDDGNEWEQVHRFSVPLRDTRDPHFLVFDDKLFLYTGTWYCGESSPERYDMNQQLGYAVWSEDGTTWQGPRMLEGTYGHYIWRAAAHDGKAWLCGRRKRHFAETRTRTERDPIVESALLVSDDGLVFETAGLFQETYGDETAFLFEEDGSILAVARSGGGRNAQLCRAEPPYEDFTRTDLDRYIGGPLVVKWGDDTLVGGRKTIGPARMTLYWLIDDELHEITELPSGGDCSYPGFVQLDDDRALVSWYSSHEKDADGKPITAIYLAEVIRTK, translated from the coding sequence GTGCGCGCGTCGATTTCATCCGTCCGAGAACTGATTCTGACCTCTTTGATCTGCCTCATTGCGGCTGCGAACATCAGCAGCGCCGCCCCGCCAAAGCTCAAGGTCACGTCGGTCCGCAGGGCGTTCCACAACGGCGAGCACAACGCATTCACCGATCTGTGCCGGTTCCGGGGACAGTTTTACCTGACATTCCGCTCCTGCCCCGACGGACACATGGTCCACCCGACGTCGTCGATCATCGTGCTTCGCAGCGACGACGGTAACGAGTGGGAACAGGTGCACCGCTTCAGTGTTCCGCTGCGGGATACGCGCGATCCACACTTTCTCGTCTTCGACGACAAGCTGTTCCTCTACACCGGCACGTGGTACTGCGGCGAATCGTCGCCCGAGCGGTACGACATGAACCAGCAACTCGGCTACGCTGTCTGGAGCGAAGACGGCACGACATGGCAGGGACCGCGGATGCTGGAGGGAACGTACGGGCATTACATCTGGCGAGCCGCCGCGCATGACGGAAAGGCCTGGCTGTGTGGACGTCGCAAGCGACACTTCGCCGAAACCCGCACGCGAACAGAGCGGGATCCGATCGTCGAATCGGCTCTGCTCGTCAGCGACGACGGCCTGGTCTTTGAAACGGCCGGTCTCTTCCAGGAAACCTACGGCGACGAAACCGCGTTCCTGTTCGAGGAGGATGGTTCCATCCTCGCTGTCGCCCGCAGCGGCGGCGGACGCAACGCTCAGCTCTGCCGGGCCGAACCTCCTTATGAGGATTTCACCCGCACGGATCTCGATCGATACATTGGAGGCCCGCTGGTCGTCAAATGGGGGGACGACACTCTCGTGGGAGGTCGCAAGACGATTGGCCCGGCCCGCATGACGCTGTACTGGCTGATTGACGACGAGCTGCACGAGATTACCGAGTTGCCGAGCGGCGGCGACTGCTCGTATCCCGGCTTTGTTCAGCTCGACGACGACAGGGCACTGGTGTCGTGGTACTCGAGCCACGAGAAGGACGCGGACGGCAAGCCGATCACTGCGATCTACCTGGCGGAGGTGATCCGCACGAAGTGA
- a CDS encoding REP-associated tyrosine transposase, whose product MNIPHRKRRRAINEPGHAHFLTCSCWQQWPLLNGDRSRRWVLEAMQRLRTRLRVTIWAYVIMPEHVHILLRPQDREYEMRRILAALKAPVARRAKAHLQATHNREWLIRLTTSHGKRQVFRSWQPGGGYDQNLWSERPIQEVSDYIHANPVRRGLVDRPTDWIWSSARSHAGLPGSLLDVDKVVLD is encoded by the coding sequence ATGAACATCCCTCACCGCAAGCGTCGCCGAGCAATCAACGAGCCGGGTCACGCCCATTTCCTGACCTGTTCCTGCTGGCAGCAATGGCCCCTGCTCAACGGGGATCGCTCCCGCCGATGGGTCCTTGAAGCGATGCAGCGGCTTCGTACACGCCTTCGCGTCACAATCTGGGCGTACGTCATCATGCCGGAACATGTTCACATTCTGCTCCGGCCGCAAGATCGCGAGTACGAGATGCGACGCATACTTGCGGCACTGAAAGCTCCTGTCGCGCGCCGGGCAAAGGCTCATTTGCAAGCGACGCATAACAGGGAGTGGCTCATCCGCCTCACCACCAGCCACGGGAAACGGCAGGTATTTCGCTCTTGGCAGCCCGGCGGTGGATATGATCAGAATCTGTGGAGCGAACGGCCAATCCAGGAGGTTAGCGACTATATCCACGCCAACCCCGTCCGACGGGGGCTCGTCGATCGCCCGACGGACTGGATCTGGTCCAGTGCCAGGTCGCATGCAGGGCTGCCGGGGAGCCTGTTGGATGTCGACAAGGTCGTGCTTGACTGA